In Brevibacillus brevis, a genomic segment contains:
- a CDS encoding amino acid ABC transporter permease, with the protein MDLDFGQIVPYIPFILNGIKVTLLVTLISVILGFIWGSILALIKISKFGPLNWLAVAYTSVFRGTPLILQLTFVYFATPQLTGYNISQLEAAVLTFTLNSGAYISETIRGGILAVDKGQWEAAKALGIPYRRMMLDIILPQGVKNILPALVNETIALLKESALVSTIGLADILQNANVVKGTIFRYFEPYIIAGVLYYVMVMILTWVARMLERRMRRSD; encoded by the coding sequence ATGGATTTGGATTTTGGACAGATTGTGCCCTATATCCCTTTCATTTTGAATGGGATAAAGGTAACATTACTCGTCACGCTGATTTCGGTGATTTTAGGGTTTATCTGGGGTTCCATCCTGGCCCTCATCAAGATCTCCAAATTCGGTCCGCTGAATTGGCTGGCGGTCGCTTATACGTCCGTATTTCGCGGCACGCCGCTGATTTTGCAGCTGACCTTCGTCTACTTTGCGACGCCGCAGCTGACCGGTTATAACATCTCCCAGCTGGAAGCGGCTGTGTTGACGTTCACGCTGAACTCCGGCGCGTACATTTCCGAGACGATCCGCGGGGGCATTCTCGCGGTGGACAAGGGGCAGTGGGAAGCGGCCAAAGCGCTCGGCATTCCATACCGCCGGATGATGCTGGACATCATTTTGCCGCAGGGGGTCAAAAACATCCTGCCTGCGCTGGTCAACGAGACGATCGCGCTGCTGAAGGAATCGGCTCTCGTCTCCACGATCGGCCTCGCCGACATCCTGCAAAACGCGAACGTGGTCAAAGGCACCATCTTCCGGTACTTTGAGCCGTATATCATCGCCGGTGTCCTGTACTACGTCATGGTCATGATCCTGACCTGGGTGGCGCGCATGCTGGAGAGGAGGATGAGGCGCAGTGATTAA